A stretch of Astyanax mexicanus isolate ESR-SI-001 chromosome 21, AstMex3_surface, whole genome shotgun sequence DNA encodes these proteins:
- the LOC103041289 gene encoding SLIT and NTRK-like protein 1 has protein sequence MLLWIVLLKAALCVATGNVTRDVCKEQICSCSAIEGDLHIDCEKRSFTNLQHLTGPSSQFYHLLLHGNSLSRLFPNEFANFYNAVSLHLENNGLHDIVPGAFLGLQLVKRLHINNNKIRSFRKSTFLGLDDLEYLQADFNLLRDLDPSVFRDLSKLEVLILNDNLISALPINVFQHVPITHLDLRGNRIKTLPYEGVLEQIPGIVEVLLEDNPWDCNCDLVSLKEWLENIPQRALIGRVVCEAPARLQGSDLNETAQSELCPSKDGADSSLAAPPTQREASDLGPPPTILVTEARSGRGRPKARENWQLKAPTSTAGEREVAPPFNCNATGTCPQPCVCKLIGTRQGLGVNCEGKKIENVSNLKPKPLGAHELNLRDNNIHTIRRLQFRGFANLNLLDLGGNNIKVIENGTFQNLSELRWLYMDKNYLDTLMADMFVGLQNLEYLSLEYNDIQLIVAGTFSPMPNLRVLFLNNNLLKSLPVDVFVGVSLSKISLHNNYFTYLPVAGVLEQLSSVIQIDLHGNPWDCSCNIVPFKRWADRLASDVIVSDLKCESPEEFWKRDFRRIRDDLMCPQLFDKGPTSTATSRNGTLASGDGGTRSGSYLEPSRVSISVLVPGLLLVFVTSAFTVVGMLVFVLRNRRRSKRREGNSSASEINSLQTVCDSSYWHGGAYHADGPHRPYECGTHTLSDK, from the coding sequence ATGCTGCTTTGGATCGTCTTGCTGAAGGCGGCTCTCTGCGTGGCTACTGGGAACGTGACGAGGGACGTGTGCAaggagcagatctgctcctgCAGCGCCATAGAGGGCGACCTGCACATCGACTGCGAGAAGCGAAGCTTCACCAACCTGCAGCACTTGACTGGTCCGAGCTCCCAGTTTTACCACCTCTTGCTGCACGGGAACTCCTTGTCGAGGCTGTTCCCCAACGAGTTCGCCAACTTCTACAATGCCGTCAGCCTGCACTTGGAGAACAACGGCTTGCACGACATCGTGCCAGGCGCCTTCCTCGGACTGCAGCTCGTCAAGAGGCTGCACATCAACAACAACAAGATACGCTCTTTCCGAAAGAGCACGTTCCTTGGCCTGGACGATCTGGAATACCTCCAGGCTGACTTTAACCTTCTTAGAGACCTAGATCCTTCTGTGTTCAGGGACTTGAGCAAGCTTGAGGTTTTGATCCTGAACGACAACCTCATCAGCGCGCTCCCAATCAATGTGTTTCAACACGTACCCATCACGCACCTCGACCTACGAGGTAACCGGATAAAAACATTGCCTTACGAAGGGGTACTAGAGCAGATACCAGGAATAGTTGAAGTTTTATTGGAGGACAATCCTTGGGACTGCAACTGTGACCTCGTTTCTTTAAAGGAGTGGCTCGAAAACATCCCACAGCGGGCCCTCATTGGCCGGGTGGTTTGCGAGGCTCCCGCGAGGCTCCAGGGCAGCGACTTAAACGAAACGGCGCAATCCGAGCTGTGTCCGTCAAAGGATGGTGCCGATTCAAGCTTGGCAGCGCCACCCACGCAACGTGAAGCCTCAGACTTGGGCCCTCCGCCCACAATATTGGTTACTGAGGCGCGCTCGGGCCGTGGACGCCCCAAAGCACGAGAGAACTGGCAGCTGAAAGCACCTACCAGCACTGCAGGAGAGAGGGAAGTAGCTCCGCCTTTCAACTGCAACGCCACTGGCACTTGCCCTCAGCCATGTGTCTGCAAGCTGATCGGCACGAGGCAGGGGCTTGGTGTGAACTGTGAAGGCAAGAAGATAGAGAATGTTTCCAACCTGAAACCCAAGCCGTTGGGTGCGCACGAGCTCAACCTGCGAGACAACAACATCCACACCATCAGAAGACTGCAATTCAGGGGCTTCGCAAACCTGAATTTGCTTGATCTTGGGGGCAACAACATCAAAGTGATTGAAAATGGCACTTTTCAGAACCTGAGTGAGCTGCGGTGGCTCTACATGGACAAGAACTACTTGGATACCCTCATGGCGGATATGTTCGTGGGTCTGCAGAACCTGGAATACCTTAGTTTGGAGTACAATGACATCCAGCTGATAGTGGCGGGCACTTTCAGCCCCATGCCCAACTTGCGCGTGCTGTTTCTCAACAACAACTTGCTGAAGTCGCTGCCTGTGGACGTATTTGTGGGAGTTTCCCTGTCCAAGATCAGCTTGCACAACAACTACTTCACGTACCTTCCCGTGGCGGGCGTTCTGGAACAGTTGTCCTCTGTCATTCAGATCGATTTGCACGGGAACCCTTGGGATTGCTCGTGCAACATTGTACCGTTCAAGCGCTGGGCTGACCGACTTGCCTCGGACGTCATCGTCAGCGATCTCAAGTGCGAGTCTCCAGAAGAGTTCTGGAAGAGGGATTTCCGGAGGATCAGGGATGACCTCATGTGCCCGCAGCTTTTTGACAAGGGCCCGACCTCCACGGCGACGTCCAGGAACGGCACTTTGGCGTCTGGAGATGGTGGGACACGCTCTGGATCCTACCTGGAACCCAGCCGAGTGTCCATCTCCGTTCTGGTGCCGGGCCTCTTGTTGGTCTTCGTCACGTCCGCCTTCACTGTGGTTGGAATGCTGGTGTTCGTCTTGCGCAACCGTCGCAGATCCAAACGCCGGGAGGGCAACTCCTCTGCCTCCGAAATCAACTCCCTGCAGACCGTGTGCGATTCGTCTTACTGGCACGGTGGCGCTTACCATGCGGACGGACCCCACCGGCCTTACGAGTGCGGTACCCACACACTTTCTGACAAATGA